In Actinomycetota bacterium, a single genomic region encodes these proteins:
- a CDS encoding Rnf-Nqr domain containing protein yields the protein MGEAQRLFFLFLGALLIYNILLIRFIALCSFFGVSTRMTTSIGMGLAVIFVMTMASAVSWVVWNYVLVPLHVGEFLYIPAFILVIASLVQFEEMVIRKISPALFRAMGIYLPLITTNCAVLAAATESVKPGFLKLHIPYGFSFIESIIYTLGVALGYTIVIIMFTAIRERIEGAPIPSSFRGFPIAFIVAALMSLAFMGFAGLFGL from the coding sequence ATGGGCGAAGCGCAACGTCTATTCTTTCTATTCTTAGGAGCCTTACTCATTTACAACATCCTACTCATCCGCTTCATCGCTCTGTGCTCCTTTTTCGGGGTCTCAACCCGGATGACCACATCCATCGGGATGGGGTTGGCAGTTATCTTCGTGATGACCATGGCAAGTGCGGTGAGCTGGGTTGTCTGGAATTATGTTTTGGTCCCCCTTCACGTGGGCGAGTTCCTGTATATTCCAGCTTTCATTTTGGTCATCGCCAGTTTGGTCCAGTTTGAGGAGATGGTCATAAGGAAGATAAGCCCCGCGCTCTTTCGAGCCATGGGGATTTATCTTCCCCTGATCACCACCAATTGTGCCGTTTTGGCTGCGGCGACGGAGAGCGTAAAACCCGGATTTCTGAAATTACATATCCCCTACGGGTTTTCCTTTATTGAATCCATCATTTATACTTTGGGTGTCGCCCTTGGTTATACCATTGTCATCATAATGTTCACGGCGATTAGGGAGAGAATCGAGGGAGCGCCGATTCCATCCTCCTTTAGAGGCTTTCCCATCGCCTTCATTGTAGCTGCCCTGATGTCCCTGGCTTTCATGGGATTTGCGGGATTGTTTGGATTGTAA
- a CDS encoding geranylgeranyl reductase family protein, with product MSTLKYDLVIVGAGPAGSSAAKAASEEGISVLVLEKKASIGRPVQCGEFVPKALCREVDIDERCIAQEVDIMRTYMPDGEIIETSSPGFILDRALFDEQLVLEAAKAGAHILLRTKAISIYGRKVIARPVWRQAGCDGEEINIETKVVIGADGPISTVGGWIGQVNREFVRCLQYEIPLTRGIETTGVYFDLRYRAGYGWLFPKGERANVGVGIRVKSQKSGVRSGGTKDEGRALKEALEHLVSRLERDGNIERSILRVSGGLVPVGGYLRRTWGGNILLVGDAAGQTDPISGTGILSAILCGKIAGRIAAMSIKRNDLEILGEYEVEWKDILQKPLNRALRRRRFLDTHWPCPPSLNSSTDNGEKELSQLLRENWAAFRSYYRET from the coding sequence GTGTCCACCTTGAAATACGACTTAGTCATTGTTGGGGCTGGACCAGCTGGTAGTTCAGCGGCAAAAGCCGCTTCTGAGGAAGGTATAAGCGTCCTCGTGTTGGAGAAAAAGGCAAGTATCGGGAGACCCGTTCAATGTGGCGAGTTCGTTCCCAAAGCCCTTTGCAGGGAAGTGGACATTGATGAGCGATGTATTGCCCAGGAAGTCGACATAATGAGGACATATATGCCCGACGGGGAAATCATTGAGACGAGTTCTCCGGGGTTCATATTGGATAGAGCCCTCTTTGATGAGCAATTGGTCCTTGAAGCCGCAAAAGCGGGGGCTCACATCCTGCTCCGAACCAAGGCCATCTCCATCTATGGGAGAAAGGTCATCGCAAGACCTGTCTGGCGACAGGCAGGATGCGATGGTGAGGAGATAAATATAGAAACCAAGGTGGTAATCGGTGCCGATGGTCCCATCTCCACCGTTGGTGGCTGGATCGGTCAAGTCAATCGAGAGTTCGTTCGTTGCCTGCAATATGAGATTCCCTTAACCCGGGGCATCGAAACCACGGGGGTCTACTTCGATCTCAGGTATAGAGCAGGCTACGGTTGGCTTTTCCCAAAAGGTGAGAGGGCAAATGTGGGAGTGGGCATTAGAGTCAAAAGTCAAAAGTCAGGAGTCAGGAGTGGAGGGACGAAGGACGAGGGACGAGCATTGAAGGAGGCACTCGAGCATCTTGTTTCGAGGCTAGAGAGGGATGGAAATATCGAGAGGAGCATTTTAAGGGTGAGCGGTGGGCTCGTTCCCGTGGGAGGGTATTTGCGAAGAACCTGGGGTGGAAATATCCTTCTGGTGGGAGATGCTGCGGGGCAAACGGATCCCATCTCCGGAACGGGAATCCTCTCTGCCATCCTTTGCGGAAAGATCGCCGGGAGAATCGCTGCCATGTCCATAAAGCGGAATGATTTGGAAATTTTAGGGGAATATGAGGTGGAATGGAAGGATATTCTGCAGAAACCACTGAATAGGGCCCTCAGAAGACGTAGATTCCTAGATACCCATTGGCCCTGCCCGCCATCGCTTAACTCATCGACGGATAACGGCGAGAAAGAACTATCGCAACTTTTGAGGGAGAACTGGGCCGCATTTAGGAGTTATTATCGTGAAACCTAA
- a CDS encoding DUF116 domain-containing protein yields MNKWRVLDTGIRTAAENMALDAAILEAKAKELIPNTLRFLRFSPPAVLVGYHQSIEREVRVDFCRQNGIDINRRITGGGAIFFDRSQLGWELIGSKESLNFSVASETFFRKVCSAVICALRKLGLNASFRPKNDIEIDGRKISGTGGTEEGGAFLFQGTLLMDFDVEMMLKTLKIPVEKLKEKEIESVKDRVTWLKRELGYLPSLGEVKRSIREGFEEVFQVEFFEGDLTAEERNLFGGRMDEFCSDEWIHKVRYPIHERQILKSTRRVKGGLIRVTLAVNTRPRRIQSALITGDFFAFPRRTIFDLEATLKDIEASEECVREKVLHFFENEGHKVLDVSPEDFIEAITEALSKIEYPRYGISLSEANRIFTVNGTLEEILKKNIPILLLPYCAKLKGCKFRYEKDCTECGKCSVGEAYGIARGKEIVPTTIVNFEDLMDTLEMCKTQGIEAFMGSCCEAFYAKHREDFERAGLPGILINIDNNTCYGLGKEQQAYAGTFENQTQLRLDLLRKIFSNISPPARM; encoded by the coding sequence ATGAATAAGTGGCGAGTGCTGGACACAGGGATACGCACAGCGGCTGAAAATATGGCACTGGATGCGGCGATACTGGAGGCTAAAGCCAAGGAACTCATCCCTAACACCTTGCGCTTTTTACGATTCTCCCCTCCTGCCGTTTTGGTTGGCTATCATCAGAGCATAGAGCGGGAGGTTAGAGTCGATTTCTGTCGCCAAAATGGCATCGACATAAATAGACGAATAACCGGTGGGGGAGCGATATTCTTTGACCGTTCTCAGCTGGGCTGGGAGCTCATCGGATCCAAGGAGAGTTTAAATTTCTCGGTTGCCTCGGAGACATTTTTTAGGAAGGTATGCTCCGCCGTTATTTGTGCCTTAAGAAAATTGGGTCTTAATGCTTCCTTTCGCCCGAAAAACGATATAGAAATCGATGGAAGGAAGATTTCCGGTACCGGAGGGACTGAAGAAGGGGGTGCTTTTCTCTTCCAAGGGACCTTACTCATGGACTTCGATGTGGAGATGATGCTAAAAACCCTCAAAATACCGGTGGAAAAGCTTAAAGAGAAGGAGATAGAATCCGTGAAGGACAGAGTCACCTGGTTAAAACGGGAGTTGGGTTACCTGCCCAGCTTGGGAGAGGTCAAAAGGTCCATAAGGGAAGGCTTTGAGGAGGTATTCCAAGTTGAATTCTTCGAGGGAGATTTAACCGCGGAAGAAAGGAATTTATTCGGGGGGAGAATGGATGAATTCTGCTCGGACGAGTGGATTCACAAGGTGAGGTATCCCATCCACGAGAGGCAAATCCTCAAATCAACCCGTAGGGTGAAGGGTGGATTGATTCGGGTCACGCTGGCAGTAAACACCAGACCCAGGCGGATACAGAGCGCCTTAATCACAGGAGATTTCTTCGCCTTTCCCAGGAGGACCATCTTTGACCTCGAGGCGACTTTGAAGGACATCGAGGCCAGCGAGGAGTGCGTCAGAGAAAAGGTTCTCCACTTCTTCGAGAATGAAGGACATAAAGTCCTCGACGTTTCACCGGAGGATTTCATTGAGGCAATTACCGAAGCGTTGAGTAAGATAGAATACCCGAGATATGGTATATCCTTATCTGAAGCAAACAGAATCTTCACGGTGAACGGCACCCTTGAGGAGATCCTTAAGAAAAACATTCCCATCCTGCTCCTCCCCTATTGTGCCAAACTTAAGGGCTGCAAGTTTAGATACGAAAAGGATTGCACCGAATGCGGAAAATGTAGCGTTGGCGAGGCTTACGGGATCGCTAGGGGGAAAGAGATTGTGCCCACTACCATTGTCAACTTTGAAGATCTGATGGATACCCTTGAGATGTGTAAAACTCAAGGCATCGAGGCCTTCATGGGTAGCTGTTGTGAAGCATTTTATGCCAAACATCGAGAGGACTTTGAGAGGGCGGGACTGCCCGGAATATTGATCAACATCGATAATAATACCTGTTATGGCCTCGGCAAAGAGCAGCAAGCTTATGCTGGGACATTTGAGAATCAAACGCAGTTGAGGTTGGATTTACTTAGGAAAATCTTTTCAAATATCTCACCCCCGGCAAGGATGTGA
- a CDS encoding RnfABCDGE type electron transport complex subunit D: MAPEELELVVSVPPHIREREEVFQIMFWVILGLLPATLGGIYFFHFYAIKVIVLSILAAVATEALFQKARRLPVTINDGSAIVTGLLLALCLPPKVPWWIPVVGGFIAIFLGKQIFGGLGYNIFNPALVARAVLLLSWAEHMTKDWYTALKVDAIARASPLFLAKQVKMGLFQLDLTRFYKICLFGNPSGCIGEVSVLLLLIGGGILLWREIIDWRIPAGFIGSVAVLCPLLGMDPIFHVLAGGLILGAFFMATDYVTSPITPNGRLLFGIGCGVITILLRSYSILLEGVTYAILFMNACTPLIDKYIQPRRFGVSKGK; encoded by the coding sequence ATGGCTCCGGAAGAACTCGAACTTGTTGTATCCGTTCCACCCCATATCCGTGAAAGGGAAGAAGTTTTCCAGATCATGTTCTGGGTTATCTTAGGCTTGTTGCCTGCAACCCTTGGAGGCATTTACTTCTTCCACTTTTATGCAATAAAGGTCATCGTACTCTCCATTTTAGCTGCGGTTGCAACGGAGGCTTTATTCCAAAAAGCCCGAAGGTTGCCCGTAACCATAAACGATGGCAGCGCCATTGTTACTGGTCTTCTTCTGGCTTTATGTCTGCCTCCAAAGGTTCCATGGTGGATTCCCGTGGTCGGTGGGTTCATCGCCATCTTTCTGGGCAAGCAGATATTCGGAGGTCTGGGCTATAATATTTTCAATCCCGCCCTTGTCGCTAGAGCTGTGCTCCTTTTATCATGGGCTGAACATATGACCAAGGATTGGTATACCGCTTTGAAGGTCGACGCCATCGCCAGGGCAAGCCCCTTGTTCCTTGCCAAGCAGGTAAAAATGGGTTTATTTCAGTTGGATCTGACTCGTTTCTACAAAATTTGCTTATTCGGTAATCCCAGTGGTTGCATCGGCGAAGTTTCGGTATTGCTCCTTTTAATTGGGGGCGGTATTCTCCTCTGGCGAGAGATCATCGATTGGCGCATTCCCGCGGGTTTTATTGGAAGTGTCGCCGTCCTTTGTCCGCTTTTGGGGATGGATCCGATCTTTCATGTTCTCGCCGGGGGCTTGATCCTGGGAGCCTTCTTCATGGCCACCGATTACGTGACCTCACCCATCACCCCAAATGGAAGATTGCTTTTCGGTATAGGCTGTGGTGTCATCACCATATTGTTGAGGTCTTACTCTATATTACTGGAGGGTGTGACCTACGCCATTTTATTCATGAATGCCTGCACACCCTTGATCGATAAATATATCCAACCGCGAAGATTTGGAGTTTCGAAAGGGAAATGA
- the rsxC gene encoding electron transport complex subunit RsxC: MRPRTFERGIYLLGRKEATQNKPIEDIPLPPEVVIPLHQHVGAPCDPLVQKGNRVLVGQKIGDTDTFISAPIHASVSGEVKAIEPHPYFMGTEVLSVVVVPDGEQEEVRLEVPDQDKLTPDRVRSIVREAGIVGLSGTVFPTHVKLLPPKERPIDSVIINGCECEPYLTGDYRSMLESTESLIVGLKIILMTVGAKKGYFGIGVDKAEAIKRIEDLTAREQNIEVVPLDTKYPQGSERHLIKAILGREVPRDGVPMDIGVLVQNVATTIAITQAVREGKPLMERVLTVTGPGIKNPKNLRVKIGTVARYLIERCGGFEGEPGKIIFGGVMRGEAQFSLDVPVVKGSQGIVVLPKEMAEISSPRPCIRCGRCVKVCPMSLIPAFIVTYVMEDKIDEANAAGVLECIECGACGLICPAEIPFIQYIRFAKNILLKERKT; encoded by the coding sequence ATGAGACCAAGGACTTTTGAGAGAGGCATCTATCTTTTAGGGAGGAAAGAGGCTACACAAAACAAGCCCATTGAGGATATCCCCTTGCCACCGGAGGTGGTCATCCCCCTGCACCAGCACGTTGGTGCTCCCTGTGATCCCTTGGTCCAAAAGGGGAATAGGGTTCTAGTCGGACAGAAAATAGGGGATACCGATACCTTTATTTCCGCACCAATCCATGCCAGTGTCTCTGGAGAAGTCAAGGCCATCGAACCCCATCCCTATTTCATGGGCACAGAGGTTTTGAGCGTGGTTGTAGTCCCCGATGGTGAGCAGGAAGAAGTAAGACTTGAAGTACCAGATCAAGATAAACTCACCCCAGATCGGGTACGATCCATAGTTAGAGAGGCGGGCATCGTGGGCTTAAGCGGAACGGTCTTTCCCACACACGTCAAGCTCTTGCCCCCGAAGGAGAGACCCATCGATAGTGTGATCATAAACGGCTGTGAATGTGAACCCTACCTCACCGGCGACTACAGAAGTATGCTCGAATCAACGGAATCCTTGATCGTTGGATTGAAAATAATCCTGATGACTGTGGGGGCAAAGAAGGGCTACTTTGGGATCGGGGTCGATAAAGCCGAGGCCATAAAGAGGATTGAGGATTTAACGGCTCGCGAACAAAACATCGAAGTGGTGCCGCTGGACACCAAATATCCCCAGGGTTCGGAGAGGCATTTAATCAAAGCAATTTTGGGAAGGGAGGTTCCGAGGGATGGAGTGCCCATGGATATTGGAGTCCTGGTCCAAAACGTCGCCACCACCATCGCCATCACACAAGCTGTGAGGGAAGGAAAACCTCTCATGGAACGGGTGCTCACCGTAACCGGGCCGGGAATAAAAAATCCAAAAAATTTGAGGGTGAAAATCGGCACCGTGGCCAGGTATCTCATCGAGCGATGCGGAGGCTTCGAAGGTGAGCCCGGGAAGATAATCTTCGGAGGGGTAATGCGAGGGGAGGCCCAATTCAGTTTGGATGTGCCCGTGGTCAAGGGGTCACAGGGCATAGTAGTGCTGCCCAAAGAGATGGCTGAAATTTCATCCCCGCGCCCCTGCATTAGATGTGGTAGGTGCGTGAAAGTGTGTCCGATGTCTTTGATACCCGCCTTCATCGTTACTTATGTGATGGAGGACAAGATCGATGAGGCAAATGCCGCGGGGGTGCTGGAATGTATAGAGTGTGGAGCCTGTGGTCTCATCTGTCCAGCGGAGATACCCTTCATTCAATATATAAGATTTGCCAAGAACATCTTGCTTAAGGAGAGAAAAACCTAA
- the rsxE gene encoding electron transport complex subunit RsxE, protein MNQVWHDFKSGIVAENPLLRLMIGLCSALAVSTRVEYGIFMGIAASFVLFSSNIIISAIRRWTADQIRIPIFITVIASFVTIVDLVMRAYFYPVYKVLGVWIPLIVVNCIILGRAEAFAYKHSIIRSAADGLGMGAGYTLVLLVMGFIRELSGTGKIILFGQILVNLGAGFEPPSIMILFPGAFLTFGFLMALLNIVQSRGRS, encoded by the coding sequence ATGAATCAAGTTTGGCACGATTTTAAGAGCGGTATCGTCGCCGAAAATCCCCTCTTGCGATTGATGATCGGTTTGTGCTCAGCCCTAGCCGTGTCCACGCGTGTGGAATATGGTATCTTCATGGGCATCGCAGCGAGCTTTGTGCTTTTTTCCTCGAATATCATCATCTCCGCCATTCGGAGATGGACGGCCGATCAGATAAGGATTCCCATATTCATTACGGTAATCGCCTCCTTTGTGACCATCGTCGATCTAGTCATGAGAGCCTATTTTTATCCTGTATATAAAGTATTAGGAGTGTGGATACCTTTAATCGTAGTCAATTGCATCATTTTGGGGCGAGCCGAAGCCTTTGCCTACAAACATAGCATCATTCGCTCCGCTGCCGATGGACTGGGGATGGGCGCGGGCTACACGCTAGTGCTCCTGGTAATGGGCTTCATCAGGGAGTTATCGGGCACGGGCAAGATTATACTCTTCGGGCAGATCTTGGTGAATTTGGGCGCTGGCTTTGAGCCTCCATCCATCATGATTCTGTTCCCGGGAGCCTTTTTGACCTTCGGTTTTCTCATGGCATTGCTCAATATCGTGCAAAGTAGGGGGAGAAGCTAA
- a CDS encoding radical SAM protein translates to MKPKIRELLENSRELSWRNFGRKITFYLPGMFILNGDRGRYPAISITGNECELNCDHCRARILGPMIHATTPEVLVERCLKLEEQGYIGCLISGGSLRDGTLPWLRFVDALARIKEETNLKISVHTGLINFDTAQRLKEAGVDQALIDVIGDDETLKRVYHLDVGIEAIKDSLDALTTAGIPIAPHIVVGLYYGRVKGEFVALGMISDYNPSALVIVSLMPLPGTPMRDVSPPDSQKIAEILATARLKMPNIPISLGCARLRGKDGSQIEIMAIDAGVNRMALWSGEAMERAKRYNLKIEFRKTCCSIE, encoded by the coding sequence GTGAAACCTAAGATAAGGGAACTGCTGGAAAATTCGAGGGAACTGTCCTGGCGAAATTTCGGTAGGAAAATCACCTTCTATCTGCCGGGGATGTTTATCTTAAATGGAGACCGAGGCAGGTACCCAGCGATCTCCATAACCGGAAATGAATGCGAACTCAATTGCGATCACTGTCGTGCCCGGATATTGGGGCCCATGATCCACGCCACAACGCCCGAGGTATTGGTGGAGAGGTGCCTAAAGCTAGAGGAGCAAGGATATATCGGCTGCCTAATAAGTGGAGGCAGCTTAAGGGATGGAACCCTACCCTGGCTTAGATTTGTCGATGCCCTGGCCAGGATAAAGGAGGAAACGAATTTAAAAATCTCCGTACATACCGGATTGATAAATTTTGATACCGCTCAGAGACTCAAGGAAGCGGGTGTGGATCAAGCTCTTATAGATGTCATAGGAGATGATGAAACTCTCAAGCGCGTATACCATCTGGATGTGGGGATTGAAGCCATAAAGGACTCATTGGATGCCCTGACTACAGCGGGGATTCCCATCGCCCCCCATATCGTCGTTGGATTGTACTATGGCAGAGTAAAAGGGGAGTTCGTTGCCTTAGGTATGATTTCCGATTACAACCCATCTGCTCTGGTGATAGTGTCTTTGATGCCATTGCCGGGGACGCCGATGCGGGATGTCTCCCCTCCCGATTCTCAAAAGATCGCCGAAATTTTAGCTACCGCCCGCTTGAAAATGCCCAATATCCCAATTTCTCTTGGCTGTGCACGTTTGAGGGGAAAGGATGGCAGCCAGATCGAGATTATGGCCATCGATGCTGGGGTAAACAGAATGGCTTTATGGTCGGGAGAGGCGATGGAGAGGGCAAAGCGGTATAATCTAAAAATCGAATTTCGCAAGACCTGCTGCTCAATTGAGTGA
- a CDS encoding RnfABCDGE type electron transport complex subunit G has product MRNIIRLGITLMMVCFIAAGSLAATYSLTKERIALQKMEEQFKAYMELLPGITSAKDFKERKDLYPKFKKEYKDLDKVFEGYVEGERVGFIAQKIPKGYKGPIKLAVGITLNGKASGIAVIEHSETPGLGAKIEEASFQKQFRGKSLSDPIEVGEDIDAISGATTSSKAVTNAVKEALELCEKIK; this is encoded by the coding sequence ATGAGGAATATTATAAGATTGGGGATAACTTTAATGATGGTTTGCTTTATAGCGGCTGGCAGTTTAGCTGCTACTTATAGCCTTACAAAGGAAAGAATTGCCTTGCAGAAGATGGAAGAGCAATTCAAGGCGTACATGGAGCTCCTCCCTGGGATAACGAGCGCCAAAGATTTCAAGGAGAGAAAGGATTTGTATCCCAAATTTAAGAAGGAGTACAAGGATTTGGACAAGGTCTTCGAGGGCTATGTGGAGGGGGAAAGGGTTGGTTTCATCGCTCAAAAGATACCAAAGGGCTATAAGGGACCAATAAAACTGGCCGTGGGAATAACCTTAAACGGAAAAGCGAGTGGAATCGCCGTCATAGAACACAGTGAGACTCCGGGTTTGGGTGCTAAAATAGAGGAAGCCTCATTCCAAAAGCAATTCAGGGGGAAATCCCTAAGTGATCCAATCGAGGTGGGAGAGGATATAGATGCCATCAGTGGCGCCACCACGTCGTCAAAAGCAGTTACAAATGCGGTCAAAGAAGCCCTTGAGTTATGCGAGAAGATAAAATAA
- a CDS encoding radical SAM protein: MEIQGSLQQKEEGLRESPEYLRTSMAAAITLGFRPGRFYRDAKLPCINLLMTYSEGCAANCAYCGLSKGRSGEFDQKSFIRVDWPVYGLDEIITRIEERRDRIKRICVSMITNPRATRDLITIVERIKAHLDIPISLLITPTILKVKDLVEFKEVGADMIGVAVDAATPELFEKHRGRGVRGPHRWETYWEVFRKAVEIFGLRRVGVHLIVGLGETEKEMTATIQRVHDLGGSTHLFSFYPEAGSRLENQSPPPMGQYRRIQLARYLIDEDIATFEDFIFDQEEGLKDFGISEDSLMGIIDTAFPFMTSGCPSDDGEVACNRPYGNELPGPEIRNYPFRLEREDIERVKMELWK; encoded by the coding sequence ATGGAGATTCAAGGTTCCCTCCAACAAAAAGAAGAGGGCTTGAGGGAGAGTCCAGAATACTTGAGGACGAGCATGGCTGCGGCCATAACCCTCGGTTTCCGTCCCGGACGTTTCTATAGAGACGCCAAGTTACCCTGCATCAATTTGCTGATGACCTATTCGGAGGGATGCGCGGCCAATTGCGCATATTGTGGCCTTTCTAAGGGACGCTCAGGGGAATTTGACCAAAAGAGTTTCATCAGGGTGGATTGGCCGGTTTATGGGCTGGATGAGATAATAACTCGAATCGAGGAACGGAGGGATAGGATTAAGAGGATCTGTGTCTCCATGATCACAAATCCCAGGGCCACAAGGGATTTGATCACAATCGTAGAAAGGATCAAGGCCCATTTAGATATCCCAATCTCTTTGCTCATTACCCCTACAATTCTCAAGGTAAAGGACCTTGTGGAATTTAAGGAAGTGGGGGCGGATATGATAGGTGTAGCTGTGGATGCCGCTACACCGGAGCTCTTCGAGAAGCATAGGGGAAGAGGTGTCCGCGGTCCACACAGGTGGGAGACCTATTGGGAGGTGTTCAGGAAGGCTGTGGAAATATTCGGTCTCCGCAGGGTGGGAGTCCATCTCATCGTTGGGCTGGGTGAAACCGAGAAGGAGATGACCGCCACCATTCAAAGGGTACATGATCTGGGTGGAAGCACCCACTTATTCTCCTTTTATCCCGAGGCAGGTTCCAGGCTTGAGAATCAATCTCCTCCACCCATGGGTCAGTACAGGAGAATCCAGCTTGCGAGATATCTCATAGATGAGGACATAGCCACCTTCGAGGATTTTATCTTCGATCAAGAAGAGGGACTCAAGGATTTTGGGATATCGGAGGATAGTTTGATGGGCATCATCGATACGGCTTTTCCCTTTATGACCAGCGGATGCCCAAGTGACGATGGAGAGGTGGCTTGCAATCGGCCGTATGGAAATGAACTACCTGGTCCCGAAATAAGGAATTATCCATTTAGGTTGGAGAGGGAAGACATCGAGCGAGTAAAAATGGAATTGTGGAAATGA